A window of Nomascus leucogenys isolate Asia chromosome X, Asia_NLE_v1, whole genome shotgun sequence contains these coding sequences:
- the ZNF41 gene encoding zinc finger protein 41 isoform X3: MQQQGIPGGIFFHCERFDQPIGEDSLCSILEELWQDNNQLEQRQENQNNLLSHVKVLIKERGYEPKNIEKIIHVTTKLVPSIKGLHNCDTILKHTLNSHNHNRNSATKNLGKIFGNSNNFPRSPSSTKNENSKTGANSCEHDHYEKHLSHKQAPTHHQKIHPEEKLYVCTECVMGFTQKSHLFEHQRIHAGEKSHECDKSNKVFPQKPQVDVHPSVYTGEKPYLCTQCGKVFTLKSNLITHQKIHTGQKPYKCSECGKAFFQRSDLFRHLRIHTGEKPYECSECGKGFSQNSDLSIHQKTHTGEKHYECNECGKAFTRKSALRMHQRIHTGEKPYVCADCGKAFIQKSHFNTHQRIHTGEKPYECSDCGKSFTKKSQLHVHQRIHTGEKPYICTECGKVFTHRTNLTTHQKTHTGEKPYMCAECGKAFTDQSNLIKHQKTHTGEKPYKCNGCGKAFIWKSRLKIHQKSHIGERHYECKDCGKAFIQKSTLSVHQRIHTGEKPYVCPECGKAFIQKSHFIAHHRIHTGEKPYECSDCGKCFTKKSQLRVHQKIHTGEKPNICAECGKAFTDRSNLITHQKIHAREKPYECSDCGKTFTWKSRLNIHQKSHTGERHYECSKCGKAFIQKATLSMHQIIHTGKKPYACTECQKAFTDRSNLIKHQKTHSGEKRYKASD, translated from the coding sequence ATGCAGCAACAGGGAATTCCTGGAGGAATTTTCTTCCACTGTGAGAGATTTGATCAACCCATAGGAGAAGATTCATTGTGTTCTATTTTAGAAGAACTGTGGCAAGATAATAACCAGCTAGAGCAACGTCAGGAAAACCAGAATAACCTTTTAAGTCATGTGAAAGTATTGATTAAGGAGAGGGGCTATGAAcctaaaaacattgaaaaaataattcatgtgaCTACCAAGCTTGTTCCTTCAATTAAAGGACTCCATAACTGTGACACAATTTTGAAGCATACTTTAAACTCACATAATCATAATAGAAACAGTGCAACAAAGAACCTTGGCAAGATTTTTGGAAATAGTAACAATTTCCCCCGTAGCCCTTCCTCTACTAAGAATGAGAATTCTAAGACAGGAGCAAATTCCTGTGAACATGATCACTATGAAAAACATCTCAGCCACAAACAAGCTCCCACCCACCATCAGAAAATTCATCCTGAGGAGAAGCTTTATGTGTGTACTGAATGTGTAATGGGCTTCACTCAGAAGTCACATCTGTTTGAGCATCAGAGAATTCATGCTGGAGAAAAGTCCCATGAATGTGACAAAAGCAACAAAGTCTTCCCCCAGAAACCCCAGGTTGATGTACATCCGAGTGTTTATACAGGAGAAAAACCCTATCTGTGTACTCAATGTGGGAAAGTCTTTACCCTCAAATCAAACCTCATTACACATCAAAAAATTCATACtgggcagaaaccctacaaatgcagtgaatgtggaaaagcctttttCCAGAGATCAGACCTCTTTAGACATCTGAGAATTCATACAGGAGAAAAACCTTATGAATGCAGTGAATGTGGAAAAGGCTTCTCCCAGAACTCAGACCTCAGTATACATCAGAaaactcatactggagagaaacacTATGAATGCAATGAATGTGGGAAGGCTTTCACAAGAAAATCAGCACTCAGGATGCATCAGAGAatccacacaggagagaaaccttatgTATGCGCTGACTGTGGGAAGGCCTTCATCCAGAAATCACATTTCAACacacatcagagaattcatactggagaaaaaccgTATGAATGCAGTGACTGCGGGAAATCCTTCACTAAGAAGTCACAACTCCATGTGCATCAAAGAATTCACACCGGAGAGAAACCCTATATATGTACGGAATGTGGAAAGGTCTTCACTCACAGGACAAACCTCACCACACATCAGAAAACTCATACTGGGGAAAAACCCTATATGTGTGCTGAATGTGGAAAGGCTTTTACTGACCAGTCAAATCTCATTAAACACCAGaaaactcacactggagagaaaccctataagTGCAACGGCTGTGGAAAAGCCTTCATATGGAAGTCACGCCTCAAAATACATCAGAAATCTCATATTGGAGAGAGACACTATGAATGCAAGGACTGCGGGAAAGCCTTCATCCAGAAATCAACACTAAGCGTGCATCAGAGAATccatacaggagagaaaccctacgTTTGTCCTGAATGCGGGAAGGCTTTTATCCAGAAATCGCACTTCATTGCGCATCATAGAAtccatactggagagaagccttaTGAATGCAGCGACTGTGGGAAATGCTTCACTAAGAAGTCACAACTCCGTGTGCATCAGAAAATCCACACAGGTGAAAAGCCCAATATATGTGCTGAATGTGGAAAGGCCTTCACTGACCGATCAAACCTCATAACGCATCAGAAAATCCACGCTagggagaaaccctatgaatgcagTGACTGCGGGAAAACCTTCACCTGGAAGTCACGCCTCAATATACATCAGAAGTCTCATACTGGAGAAAGACACTATGAATGTAGTaaatgtgggaaagctttcaTCCAGAAAGCCACACTAAGTATGCATCAGATAATTCATACAGGAAAGAAACCTTATGCTTGTACAGAATGTCAGAAGGCCTTTACTGACAGATCGAATCTCATTAAACACCAGAAAACACATAGTGGAGAAAAACGCTATAAAGCCAGTGACTGA